A window of Calliopsis andreniformis isolate RMS-2024a chromosome 3, iyCalAndr_principal, whole genome shotgun sequence contains these coding sequences:
- the LOC143188976 gene encoding glutathione synthetase isoform X1 — protein MEISYLQPCIQLQLSNEELQNVIEKAKDWALMHGISMRPKDHFNKNQMQVLPFTLLPSSFPKKYFQKVKSIQVLLNELMHKTAHNNSFITKSLKSTIDVDPFTGKLFEIYETVYKEGFTQTLSLGLLRSDYMLHENEIKQVELNTIASSFGGIATMTSQYHKYILSELNHGDKIQNIPENNPITGLSKGLVYAWELYDDKEAVILFVVESITYNICDQRFHEFEIRKLNSDIKVIRRSLRQLVSEAKLGPNKELIVGNQVVSVVYFRSGYEVEAYPTEQEWAVRLLIERSRAIKCPSIHYHLAGTKKVQQSLAYPNALNTLLEDDGTVKQIQDVFAGLYSLEFNNEGETIIEKAMSEPKKYVLKPQREGGGNNVYNEDVKQHLESMRNSNDRTAWILMDRLYPPVQKNYIIRAQNEPFENLCFSDVVSELGIYGVVIGDHEKILYNKEVGHVLRTKLSNEDEGGIAAGIGAIDSPYLVS, from the exons ATGGAAATATCGTATTTACAACCTTGCATTCAACTACAACTTTCAAATGAAGAATTACAAAATGTTATAGAGAAAGCTAAGGATTGGGCGCTCATGCATG GTATTAGTATGCGTCCAAAAgatcattttaataaaaatcaAATGCAAGTTTTACCATTCACGTTATTACCATCGAGTTTCCCCAagaaatattttcagaaagtGAAAAGCATTCAAGTATTGTTAAATGAGCTTATGCACAAAACAGCACATAATAATAGCTTTATCACAAAGAGTTTAAAAAG taCAATTGATGTGGATCCGTTTACaggaaaattatttgaaatatatgAAACAGTATATAAGGAGGGATTTACTcaa ACTTTGAGTCTTGGTTTGCTCCGATCAGATTACATGTTACACGAGAATGAGATTAAACAAGTAGAATTAAATACTATTGCAAGCAGCTTTGGAGGAATAGCTACAATGACATCTCAATATCATAA GTATATCTTATCAGAGTTGAATCATGGGGACAAAATACAGAAT ATACCAGAAAATAATCCTATTACGGGTCTTAGTAAAGGATTAGTTTATGCATGGGAATTATATGATGATAAAGA AGCTGTGATATTGTTTGTTGTTGAAAGTATTACTTATAATATATGTGATCAGAGATTTCATGAATTTGAAATTCGTAAATTAAATTCTGACATTAAAGTAATCAGAAGGAGCTTAAGACAATTAGTATCCGAAGCAAAACTGGGGCCCAATAAGGAATTAATAGT TGGAAATCAAGTGGTCTCTGTAGTCTACTTTCGATCTGGTTATGAAGTTGAAGCTTATCCTACAGAACAAGAATGGGCAGTGAGATTGTTGATAGAACgttcccgagccataaaatgtccATCAATACACTATCACTTAGCTGGTACTAAAAAG GTGCAACAATCTTTGGCATACCCTAATGCGTTAAATACTCTGTTAGAAGATGATGGTACAGTGAAACAAATTCAAGATGTATTTGCTGGGCTTTATTCTCTGGAATTT aataatgaggGAGAGACAATAATTGAAAAGGCAATGTCTGAACCAAAAAAATATGTTCTGAAGCCACAAAGGGAAGGAGGTGGAAATAATGTTTACAACGAGGATGTAAAACAGCACTTAGAATCCATGAGAAATTCTAATGATCGAACAGCTTGGATATTAATGGATCGTCTCTATCCTCCTGTACAAAAAAATTACATCATACGCGCACAAAATGAGCCATTTGAAAATCTCTGTTTCTCTGATGTTGTATCAGAGCTTGGTATTTATGGCGTTGTGATCGG AGATCATGAGAAAATTTTATACAATAAAGAAGTGGGCCATGTTTTGCGAACTAAACTATCAAATGAAGACGAAGGTGGAATAGCAGCAGGAATTGGTGCTATTGATAGTCCTTATCTTGTTAGTTAA
- the LOC143188976 gene encoding glutathione synthetase isoform X2 codes for MRPKDHFNKNQMQVLPFTLLPSSFPKKYFQKVKSIQVLLNELMHKTAHNNSFITKSLKSTIDVDPFTGKLFEIYETVYKEGFTQTLSLGLLRSDYMLHENEIKQVELNTIASSFGGIATMTSQYHKYILSELNHGDKIQNIPENNPITGLSKGLVYAWELYDDKEAVILFVVESITYNICDQRFHEFEIRKLNSDIKVIRRSLRQLVSEAKLGPNKELIVGNQVVSVVYFRSGYEVEAYPTEQEWAVRLLIERSRAIKCPSIHYHLAGTKKVQQSLAYPNALNTLLEDDGTVKQIQDVFAGLYSLEFNNEGETIIEKAMSEPKKYVLKPQREGGGNNVYNEDVKQHLESMRNSNDRTAWILMDRLYPPVQKNYIIRAQNEPFENLCFSDVVSELGIYGVVIGDHEKILYNKEVGHVLRTKLSNEDEGGIAAGIGAIDSPYLVS; via the exons ATGCGTCCAAAAgatcattttaataaaaatcaAATGCAAGTTTTACCATTCACGTTATTACCATCGAGTTTCCCCAagaaatattttcagaaagtGAAAAGCATTCAAGTATTGTTAAATGAGCTTATGCACAAAACAGCACATAATAATAGCTTTATCACAAAGAGTTTAAAAAG taCAATTGATGTGGATCCGTTTACaggaaaattatttgaaatatatgAAACAGTATATAAGGAGGGATTTACTcaa ACTTTGAGTCTTGGTTTGCTCCGATCAGATTACATGTTACACGAGAATGAGATTAAACAAGTAGAATTAAATACTATTGCAAGCAGCTTTGGAGGAATAGCTACAATGACATCTCAATATCATAA GTATATCTTATCAGAGTTGAATCATGGGGACAAAATACAGAAT ATACCAGAAAATAATCCTATTACGGGTCTTAGTAAAGGATTAGTTTATGCATGGGAATTATATGATGATAAAGA AGCTGTGATATTGTTTGTTGTTGAAAGTATTACTTATAATATATGTGATCAGAGATTTCATGAATTTGAAATTCGTAAATTAAATTCTGACATTAAAGTAATCAGAAGGAGCTTAAGACAATTAGTATCCGAAGCAAAACTGGGGCCCAATAAGGAATTAATAGT TGGAAATCAAGTGGTCTCTGTAGTCTACTTTCGATCTGGTTATGAAGTTGAAGCTTATCCTACAGAACAAGAATGGGCAGTGAGATTGTTGATAGAACgttcccgagccataaaatgtccATCAATACACTATCACTTAGCTGGTACTAAAAAG GTGCAACAATCTTTGGCATACCCTAATGCGTTAAATACTCTGTTAGAAGATGATGGTACAGTGAAACAAATTCAAGATGTATTTGCTGGGCTTTATTCTCTGGAATTT aataatgaggGAGAGACAATAATTGAAAAGGCAATGTCTGAACCAAAAAAATATGTTCTGAAGCCACAAAGGGAAGGAGGTGGAAATAATGTTTACAACGAGGATGTAAAACAGCACTTAGAATCCATGAGAAATTCTAATGATCGAACAGCTTGGATATTAATGGATCGTCTCTATCCTCCTGTACAAAAAAATTACATCATACGCGCACAAAATGAGCCATTTGAAAATCTCTGTTTCTCTGATGTTGTATCAGAGCTTGGTATTTATGGCGTTGTGATCGG AGATCATGAGAAAATTTTATACAATAAAGAAGTGGGCCATGTTTTGCGAACTAAACTATCAAATGAAGACGAAGGTGGAATAGCAGCAGGAATTGGTGCTATTGATAGTCCTTATCTTGTTAGTTAA
- the Psi gene encoding P-element somatic inhibitor, whose amino-acid sequence MSDYSAVAPPQNFSQSSAFAAALQRAKQIAAKINPAGAQSNPDAKLKRPLEDGSEPEAKKMASLVTDPLLALRGPPGSNSLGDSSNQSGRGGQAGSSSGPIGNVGGICNEDIRVPDKMVGLIIGRGGEQITRLQSETGCKIQMAPESGGLPERVCTLTGSREAVNRAKELVLSIVNQRSRTEGIGDMNMSGGSGGMMGHPGFVEIMIPGPKVGLIIGKGGETIKQLQEKSGAKMVVIQEGPSQEQEKPLRITGDPQKVEYAKQLVYELIAEKEMQMFHRGARGSDRSGNYSNDNSFNHGSGTTDGVEVLVPRAAVGVVIGKGGDMIKKIQAETGARVQFQQGREDGPGDRKCIVSGKHQAVEQVRQRIQELIDSVMRRDDGRSTMGARTGPRGNGFGGNRNPNEYGGWDRRQAGPMQDKIETTFTVPSSKCGIIIGKGGETIKQINQQTGAHCELDRRNQSNENEKIFIIRGNPEQVEHAKRIFSEKLGMAPANTSFTGTQGAIGYNPTWNAGTAYQAWPSQPQTTDTNNANQAPVQVNPQTGQPDYSAQWAEYYRSLGMHREADMIEQQAKQGKQDHNPQSGNAQNQSNNAGAGTGPAQQQQQQTQQQQQQPGATQNGGQADYSAQWAEYYRSIGKIKEAEAIEAQMKAGKLGMQNNQMAQQQMQQSMQGQSGPAAGAPNAFPQAYGSYPTINPGSTPTGYYAAGAGSTTQPQAGQQNPSFPTGYQNYPYTQTNTES is encoded by the exons ATGAGTGACTATTCAGCGGTTGCTCCGCCTCAAAATTTTAGCCAAAGCTCCGCATTTGCGGCGGCTTTGCAACGTGCAAAACAA ATAGCTGCGAAGATCAATCCTGCTGGTGCTCAAAGTAATCCAGACGCTAAATTGAAACGTCCTCTTGAGGATGGTTCAG AGCCAGAAGCAAAGAAGATGGCATCATTGGTAACAGACCCACTATTAGCACTTCGTGGTCCACCAGGAAGTAATTCACTAGGAGATTCAAGTAATCAGAGTGGAAGGGGAGGGCAAGCAGGATCTTCATCAGGACCAATTGGAAATGTGGGAGGTATTTGTAATGAGGATATCAGAGTACCAGATAAAATGGTCGGTCTAA TAATTGGCAGAGGCGGGGAACAAATAACAAGATTGCAAAGTGAAACAGGATGTAAAATACAGATGGCACCAGAAAGTGGTGGGCTACCTGAACGTGTTTGCACATTAACTGGCTCACGAGAAGCTGTCAA TCGGGCTAAAGAATTGGTACTGTCAATTGTAAATCAAAGAAGCAGAACCGAAGGAATTGGTGATATGAATATGAGTGGAGGTAGTGGTGGAATGATGGGGCATCCAGGATTCGTTGAAATAATGATTCCTGGACCTAAAGTTGGTTTAATTATTGGAAAGGGAGGCGAAACTATAAAGCAGCTTCAAGAAAAGTCTGGAGCAAAGATGGTTGTTATCCAAGAGGGACCTTCCCAAGAACAGGAAAAACCTTTgag GATAACTGGTGATCCACAAAAAGTAGAATATGCCAAGCAATTAGTATATGAATTAATAGCTGAGAAAGAAATGCAAATGTTTCATAGAGGTGCAAGAGGTAGTGATAGGAGTGGAAATTATTCCAATGATAATAGTTTTAATCATGGTTCTGGAACCACTGATGGAGTAGAG GTACTTGTACCAAGAGCAGCAGTAGGTGTTGTTATTGGTAAAGGAGGAGATATGATAAAGAAAATACAGGCAGAAACTGGCGCAAGGGTTCAGTTCCAGCAAGGAAGGGAAGATGGTCCTGGAGATAGAAAATGCATAGTATCCGGGAAACATCAAGCTGTGGAACAAGTTCGTCAACGTATCCAAGAACTTAttgacagtgtgatg AGAAGAGACGATGGTAGAAGTACTATGGGAGCAAGAACTGGTCCACGAGGTAATGGATTTGGTGGTAATCGTAATCCAAATGAATATGGAGGATGGGACAGACGCCAAGCAGGACCCATGCAAGATAAGATAGAAACAACCTTTACTGTACCATCGTCAAAATGTGGCATTATTATTGGAAAAG GCGGTGAGACTATTAAACAAATAAATCAACAAACTGGAGCACACTGTGAATTAGATAGAAGAAACCAAAGTAATGAAAATGAAAAGATTTTCATCATTCGGGGCAATCCAGAACAGGTGGAGCatgcaaaaagaatatttaGTGAAAAATTGGGCATG GCTCCAGCTAACACATCGTTTACTGGTACACAAGGAGCAATTGGATACAATCCAACTTGGAATGCTGGAACAGCCTATCAAGCCTGGCCAAGTCAACCCCAAACTACTGACACAA ATAATGCCAATCAAGCACCTGTTCAAGTGAATCCTCAAACAGGACAACCAGATTACAGTGCACAATGGGCAGAATACTATAGGTCACTTGGTATGCATAGAGAAGCAGACATGATCGAACAGCAAGCGAAACAGGGAAAACAGGATCACAATCCACAGTCAG GAAATGCACAAAATCAGTCTAACAATGCAGGAGCAGGTACTGGACCAGCtcaacaacagcaacaacaaacccaacagcagcagcaacaaccagGTGCCACCCAAAATGGCGGTCAAGCTGACTACAGTGCACAATGGGCAGAATATTATAGAAGTATTGGTAAAATAAAAGAAGCAGAAGCAATAGAGGCTCAAATGAAAGCAGGAAAG TTGGGAATGCAAAACAATCAAATGGCTCAACAACAAATGCAACAGAGCATGCAAGGTCAATCGGGTCCAGCAGCTGGAGCACCCAACGCATTTCCACAAGCTTATGGCAGTTATCCAACTATTAATCCTGGTTCAACTCCAACAGGCTATTATGCAGCAGGAGCAGGATCCACGACACAACCACAAGCTGGTCAACAGAATCCGTCGTTCCCAACAGGCTATCAGAATTATCCTTATACGCAAACGAATACAGAAAGTTAA
- the Yl gene encoding putative vitellogenin receptor yl, with translation MRHYLFVFLFVFVIYIFTILLLKQRILISYSEFEAILEGSCTEPEWFSCANKKCISSIFQCDGDNDCGDSSDEENCQTFKIALSTIRCATDEFQCSDHSCIPIERFCDAKFDCSDKSDEYDGCVKDLKCDAFRCKDGHCVRNEWVCDGVSDCPDNSDEAKCGNETIPTEECNNEIDRYLCKNQRCIFLNATCNEINDCGDGSDENITECNKADLSCKQTAKCEHYCRKTPMGAQCSCRLGYKLLNNQTCTDVNECEIYGTCDQRCVNTAGSYVCSCQPGYTLNSDKKTCKAEGGEALMIFSIKSEIHGLYLDSEVYYRVTQNLQHATAVVSDANYVYWSDIENGNEAIIRSLEDGSKREIIVTTGLSSPDDIAVDWVTGNIYFTDSGFMNIGVCSNDGTYCTIIIKDRNEKPRGIALLPSSGIMYWTEWGANSHIFMGSMDGKNNSALITENIEWPNSLSIDYANNRLYWVDAKLKIIESIRLDGSDRRTVLHGIVKEPFSLAVFENKIYWSDWASNTIESCDKFNGKDWKRLVQANNTVYGLHIYHSVLKPKIPNPCNSDPCSQLCLLNSENGYTCACTVDEELSTDQHTCRATKKRTHLIIAAGNTFIDYYHELLGKPKMTPIVTLKHITAVAYNPLTGGLFASDHLSDNIFQFDINTGDLKSIMSIENEVLGGMDFDYIGNNLYISDVKHKTIEVYSLNTNEKTIFYFNEEPHDIALVPEEGVMFVVFRTNDKFHIDLLRMSGIGIRAPVEGHKIPLFGPKISLSYDRSLKQLFWSDQGTGRIGITTFKGLNTYIFRTGLSAPVSLSVLGDHVFWTQYNSNQLFWTSKSTTEEYIKRIALHTPRHLDKLQLVGMHGAYANEHECRKNNGNCSHVCLVSSLQSHICACPPDMMLNVDNRTCSAQTACNPGEIKCGEHDKCIKLTQRCDGVQDCPNGEDESAMCEELRWSRCEKADQFQCKSGECISKTKRCNSHYDCPDRSDEEDCNKKECNSNEFQCHEGACISKYLVCNGQNDCSDFSDEMNCGKHICDADSFTCESGKCIPKMWKCDGEIDCPDGSDESETCQRNTCSSEMFTCHNGRCIDISLKCNTVNDCDDNSDERYCTEKSRGNFVNCTVNEYKCYNTDMCLPKEVRCNGVQDCPKNDDERNCGRCQSGEYLCDNQNCIDESWLCDRTNDCGDGSDERDCDGGNSKRISISTTSHCKEFKCSNGVCLPFEKVCDGKADCVDRSDELGQCSISCIKDNPCENVCHKTPSGPVCSCRTGYQLSSDQKSCVDINECEHSVCAQNCYNTDGSFICSCYDGYVLRNDKISCKAAGPQMEIITVAGSDIRKLSPSLSSIEVVYEELNSDISGIDVNTKEETIYWSNDMLGMISKIHLKNKKRKTVSGLGRPEALAVDWITDNVYFNDNDHASSIGICNLEQQKCATVVSIGARNKAMSIIVEPKEGWLFWSQTHWVLYDEHITAIYRSTTTGSNVTAIVNRNVGIVSALAIDYARSRLYWTDTFLKTIESSNFDGSDRAIFLKTDIYHAMSMNIHEDNLYWLMGTTGTLKKCKLYGDKSCTTISIGNSNIDKYFTILHSFRQPIVKNTCENHKCKHMCVLENNNPVCICQNGHPKNSKGVCIEDMNPNLKFDSSIEHRKGEHVHRSNGAVIGVIITIVILGLVMVGYFYYQRVRPTFSNKYSLSIHFQNPSYDRQNEVAASLTYIASLPPGEHEYTNPVTDIPKDKKVSEKNGKQIIEILHADQSNYEYENSDKQNTRLI, from the exons ATGCGCCACTACTTATTCGTGTTCCTCTTT GTATTTgtaatttatatatttacaaTCTTATTGCTCAAACAGCGAATTTTAATCAGTTATTCTGAATTTGAAGCTATACTCGAAGGTAGCTGCACAGAACCAGAATGGTTCTCATGCGCGAATAAAAAGTGTATTTCATCCATTTTCCAATGCGACGGTGATAACGACTGTGGAGACAGTTCTGATGAGGAAAATTGTCAAACCTTTAAA ATTGCCCTGTCCACGATTCGATGTGCCACGGATGAATTTCAATGTTCCGATCATTCCTGTATACCAATCGAAAGATTCTGCGATGCCAAATTCGATTGTTCCGACAAAAGCGATGAATACGATGGTTGCGTGAAAGAT TTAAAATGCGACGCTTTTCGATGCAAAGATGGTCATTGCGTGAGAAATGAATGGGTTTGCGATGGTGTATCAGATTGTCCCGATAACAGCGATGAGGCAAAATGCG GGAATGAAACTATTCCGACTGAAGAATGCAACAATGAAATCGATCGGTACCTGTGCAAAAATCAAAGATGTATCTTTTTGAACGCAACGTGTAATGAAATAAATGACTGCGGCGATGGATCGGATGAGAATATTACTGAATGTAACAAAG CTGATTTATCGTGTAAGCAGACAGCAAAATGCGAGCACTATTGTAGAAAAACACCTATGGGTGCTCAGTGTTCCTGCCGATTGGGCTATAAATTGTTGAACAATCAAACTTGTACAG ATGTGAATGAATGCGAAATTTATGGTACATGCGATCAACGGTGTGTAAATACTGCTGGATCTTATGTATGTTCCTGTCAACCTGGTTATACCTTAAATTCTGATAAAAAAACTTGTAAAGCTGAAG GTGGTGAAGCTTTAATGATATTTTCAATAAAGTCAGAAATTCATGGTTTATACCTTGATTCTGAAGTATATTATCGAGTAACTCAAAATTTGCAACATGCTACAGCTGTGGTTTCAGATGCAAATTATGTATATTGGTCTGACATTGAAAATGGAAATGAAGCAATAATTAGGAGTCTGGAAGATGGTTCTAAACGGGAAATTATTGTTACAACAG gTTTAAGTAGCCCTGATGACATAGCAGTAGATTGGGTGACAGGCAATATTTACTTCACTGATAGTGGTTTcatgaatattggggtttgtaGTAATGATGGGACTTACTGCACCATTATAATTAAAGATCGAAATGAAAAACCAAGAGGTATTGCCTTATTGCCATCAAGTGG CATAATGTATTGGACAGAGTGGGGTGCAAATTCACATATATTCATGGGAAGCATGGATGGAAAAAATAATAGTGCACTGATCACAGAAAATATCGAATGGCCAAATAGTTTATCTATTGATTATGCAAACAACAGATTATATTGGGTAGAtgctaaattaaaaataattgaatcAATACGACTAGATGGTTCAGACCGTAGG aCTGTATTACATGGAATAGTAAAGGAACCTTTTTCATTGgcagtttttgaaaataaaatatattggaGTGATTGGGCATCAAATACTATAGAATCTTGTGATAAATTCAATGGCAAAGACTGGAAAAGATTGGTACAGGCAAATAACACCGTTTATGGACTACATATATATCACTCTGTGTTAAAACCCAAG ATTCCTAATCCATGTAATTCAGATCCTTGTTCACAATTGTGTTTGTTAAATTCGGAGAATGGATATACCTGTGCTTGCACAGTAGACGAGGAACTAAGTACTGATCAACATACGTGTCGCG CAACTAAAAAAAGAACTCACCTTATAATCGCAGCGGGCAATACATTCATAGATTACTATCATGAACTATTGGGGAAGCCAAAAATGACACCTATTGTTACGTTAAAACACATTACTGCAGTTGCTTACAATCCTCTAACAg GTGGTCTATTTGCGAGTGATCATTTATCGGATAACATTTTCCAATTTGACATAAATACTGGAGACTTGAAAAGTATAATGTCCATCGAGAATGAAGTACTAGGAGGAATGGATTTCGATTATATCGGGAACAATTTATACATATCAGATGTGAAGCACAAAACTATCGAAGTTTATAGTTTAAATACCAACGAAAAAACCATATTTTACTTCAATGAAGAACCCCACGATATTGCACTAGTACCAGAGGAAGG CGTAATGTTTGTTGTTTTCCGTACAAATGATAAGTTCCACATAGATTTATTGAGAATGAGTGGAATCGGCATCCGAGCACCAGTTGAAGGACATAAAATCCCCTTGTTTGGACCAAAGATATCATTGTCTTATGATAGGAGCCTAAAACAACTGTTTTGGAGTGATCAAGGCACTGGGCGTATCGGAATTACTACGTTTAAAG GATTAAACACCTATATCTTCCGCACGGGATTATCGGCACCTGTGAGCCTTAGTGTCCTTGGGGACCATGTCTTTTGGACTCAGTACAACTCGAATCAGTTGTTCTGGACTAGTAAAAGTACCACAGAAGAATATATCAAGCGCATTGCGTTAC ATACGCCAAGACATCTAGATAAATTGCAGCTAGTAGGTATGCATGGAGCATACGCAAACGAACACGAATGCCGTAAAAATAATGGGAATTGCTCTCATGTATGTCTTGTATCCAGTCTTCAGTCACAT ATCTGTGCATGTCCTCCCGATATGATGCTAAATGTTGATAATCGAACGTGTAGTGCTCAAACTGCGTGCAACCCGGGAGAAATAAAATGCGGAGAGCATGATAAATGCATCAAATTGACTCAAAG aTGCGATGGCGTTCAAGACTGTCCTAACGGAGAAGATGAATCAGCTATGTGCGAGGAATTGCGCTGGTCACGGTGTGAAAAGGCTGACcaattccagtgtaaaagtggagAATGCATAAGCAAGACGAAACGTTGTAATTCTCACTACGACTGTCCAGATCGGTCAGATGAAGAGGACTGTAATAAGAAAGAATGCAACTCTA ATGAGTTCCAATGTCATGAAGGAGCTTGTATATCCAAATACCTCGTATGCAATGGACAAAATGACTGTTCCGATTTTTCCGATGAAATGAATTGTGGTAAGCACATATGCGACGCCGATAGCTTTACGTGCGAAAGCGGAAAATGTATTCCTAAGATGTGGAAATGCGACGGTGAG ATTGACTGTCCAGACGGCTCTGATGAGAGCGAGACATGCCAAAGGAATACTTGTTCCTCTGAAATGTTCACATGTCACAATGGTCGTTGCATAGACATTTCACTGAAGTGCAACACAGTTAATGATTGCGATGATAACAGCGACGAGCGATACTGCACAGAAAAGAGTCGCGGTAATTTTGTCAATTGTACTGTGAatgaatataaatgctacaacaCAGATATGTGTCTTCCTAAAGAAGTAAG GTGTAATGGTGTACAGGACTGTCCCAAGAATGATGACGAACGTAATTGTGGTCGATGTCAAAGTGGAGAGTATCTTTGTGACAATCAGAATTGCATCGATGAAAGTTGGCTTTGCGATAGGACCAATGATTGTGGCGACGGATCAGATGAAAGAGATTGCGACGGTGGTAATTCGAAGAGGATCAGCATCAGCACCACTTCTCATTGCAAAGAATTTAAATGTTCTAATGGAGTTTGCCTTCCCTTTGAGAAAGtatgcgacggaaaagcagATTGCGTAGATCGAAGCGACGAATTAGGACAGTGCT CAATATCATGTATTAAAGACAATCCTTGCGAGAACGTATGCCATAAGACTCCCTCAGGTCCTGTGTGTAGTTGTCGAACCGGATATCAATTGAGTAGCGATCAAAAATCGTGCGTGGATATCAATGAATGCGAACACAGCGTTTGTGCGCAAAATTGTTATAACACCGATGGCTCTTTTATCTGTTCCTGTTACGacggctacgtcctcagaaacgATAAAATCTCTTGTAAAGCAGCTG GACCACAAATGGAAATAATTACGGTGGCTGGAAGTGACATTAGAAAGTTATCACCAAGTTTAAGTTCTATTGAAGTTGTTTATGAAGAATTAAATTCTGATATAAGTGGTATAGATGTAAATACAAAAGAAGAAACTATTTATTGGAGTAATG ATATGTTAGGTATGATAAGCAAAATACATCTAAAGAATAAGAAACGaaaaacagtcagtggtctcggGAGACCAGAAGCTCTTGCGGTTGATTGGATAACAGATAATGTGTACTTTAATGACAATGATCATGCGAGCAGTATTGga ATATGTAATCTAGAACAACAAAAGTGTGCTACAGTGGTTTCAATTGGAGCGCGAAATAAGGCAATGTCTATTATTGTTGAGCCAAAAGAGGG GTGGCTGTTTTGGAGTCAAACCCATTGGGTATTGTACGATGAACACATTACCGCAATCTATCGATCTACTACAACGGGTTCCAATGTGACAGCAATCGTTAATCGAAATGTTGGTATTGTTAGTGCATTAGCGATTGATTACGCGAGATCTAGACTATATTGGACAGACACTTTCCTTAAAACTATCGAATCTTCAAATTTCGATGGTTCTGATCGAGCAATATTTTTGAAAACAGAT ATTTATCATGCTATGAGTATGAACATACATGAAGACAATTTGTATTGGTTAATGGGTACAACTGGCACCTTAAAAAAATGCAAACTATACGGAGATAAATCGTGTACCACGATATCCATTGGTAACTCCAATATTGACAAGTATTTTACGATCCTACACTCCTTTAGGCAACCAATCG TGAAAAATACTTGTGAGAATCATAAATGTAAACACATGTGTGTCCTGGAAAATAATAATCCCGTCTGTATTTGCCAAAATGGACATCCGAAGAATTCTAAAGGTGTTTGTATAGAGGATATGAATCCAAATCTTAAATTTGATTCAAGCATAGAACATCGGAAAGGCGAACATGTTCACCGCTCAAATGGTGCAGTGATTGGAGTAATTATTACAATAGTAATTCTCGGTCTAGTTATGGTGGGCTACTTTTACTATCAAAGAGTCAGACCGACCTTTTCAAATAAATATAGTCTCAG TATTCATTTTCAAAACCCATCGTATGACAGACAAAATGAAGTTGCAGCGTCACTCACCTATATAGCCAGTTTACCTCCAGGAGAGCATGAGTACACGAATCCAGTGACGGATATACCAAAG GATAAAAAAGTATCGGAAAAAAATGgaaaacaaataatagaaaTTTTACACGCCGATCAATCGAATTATGAGTATGAAAACTCGGATAAACAAAATACGCGTTTAATATAA